The Limnochorda sp. LNt genome includes a region encoding these proteins:
- a CDS encoding heparan-alpha-glucosaminide N-acetyltransferase, translating to MSGTRRTSATAGPESTAAQARAWALDALRGLAVAGMVIYHLLWDASFFGLLRLDMTRGPWLWVARAGGSLFLWLVGVSMALAAARWPASERDRRWRSRGLKLWGWALVITLATRLGLGDAYVRFGILHLIGTALVLAPVLWRLRAVGTGLAAALAAAGLVAGRLAAGAGWAWTVPLGITPPAFHSVDYWPVLPWMAAVALGVWSGPHVGRWLPAPAPPPRVWRPVCWLGRHSLVVYLLHQPVLLALFGLMGLLQKP from the coding sequence GTGAGCGGCACGAGGAGAACTTCGGCGACGGCCGGGCCGGAGTCGACGGCCGCGCAGGCGCGGGCCTGGGCGCTCGATGCCCTGCGCGGACTGGCGGTGGCCGGCATGGTCATCTATCACCTGCTGTGGGATGCCAGCTTCTTCGGCTTGCTGCGCCTCGACATGACCCGGGGGCCGTGGCTATGGGTGGCGCGAGCGGGCGGGAGCCTCTTCTTGTGGCTCGTGGGGGTGTCGATGGCGCTGGCGGCCGCCCGCTGGCCGGCATCGGAGCGGGACCGTCGCTGGCGCTCGAGAGGCCTCAAGCTCTGGGGATGGGCCCTGGTCATCACGCTGGCCACCCGCCTGGGGCTGGGCGACGCGTACGTGCGGTTCGGCATCCTCCACCTCATCGGCACGGCGCTCGTGCTCGCGCCCGTCCTGTGGCGGCTGAGGGCCGTCGGCACCGGACTGGCAGCGGCCCTGGCGGCAGCCGGACTCGTGGCGGGGCGGCTCGCCGCGGGTGCGGGATGGGCCTGGACGGTGCCGCTGGGGATCACGCCGCCGGCCTTCCACAGCGTCGACTACTGGCCGGTGCTCCCCTGGATGGCAGCGGTGGCGCTGGGGGTGTGGAGCGGGCCGCACGTGGGGCGGTGGCTACCTGCCCCCGCCCCACCGCCGCGCGTGTGGCGCCCCGTCTGCTGGCTGGGACGCCACTCGCTGGTCGTCTACCTCCTCCACCAGCCCGTCTTGCTGGCCCTCTTCGGACTCATGGGGCTCCTTCAGAAGCCGTAG
- a CDS encoding helix-turn-helix transcriptional regulator has product MPLPFVGRRGELAGLRESLAEAAAGHGRLILVGGEAGIGKSTLLRRVASAADGFALAWGHCPGPDETPPYGPWTEIVERLAGTGRGEAEHLPPPFGAAPGHWTLYERAASLGQWLASRGRPLLLIVEDIHWADRGSLDLLRHLAPRLPAWPVLVAATYRTDEIGRRHPLWQLLPELTRSGASRLSLGLLSPEEVTELVAAALPETPATEELARSLYARTAGHPLFVGELLEEAARRGRALLVDEPLPQTLRQALDAKLGRLPDEVRGVLLGAAVIGERFGYDLLARVTEVEEERLAEAVEAAVDSHVIEPVSADGSVFAFTHPLLREALMGGLVGGRRRRWHHRVGQALLQEPAPDPDAVAFHLTRAGDPRAWAYLVAAADRAVELGELQKARAHLEQALGLLGPGSSGRGEVLLKLGNCLLWEAPERAASLWREAEEAARSEPDPAVAVWARHLLVERVLAREPADWRERVESVMAEQAAMLSEPRYRALERDLFGRCLGAPRAGLLLVESLALGGDPETAARQLEQLAGSASADDPDLRESVMLLLLLRGRLDEASALCGKAAREALETRDYRNAVRLKAIQLRLVLIGGAERPDEVDAVAAELQALESQARHRSGYAYLPEGRSLAGVYHYFRGKWQAAWRDVVEAARQEMGTYGAPLAYHGALMLLQAGDVAGARALIDRVPPPRPDAPVPLGNYLLVLPHALRAEVHLAMGEVGPARRWLEAAERWPALGASPFFRAVVRLAWARYYWKTGSGEAAWHAAVEALVDARSVGSSLIAIHAHRLLGELAADRQDLEAASKHFGDALELAHRCRLPFEVALTRLARGRSLGSTPDSREELRAAVELFRQMGAEPAEAMARAALAKWEEAGARHPGAAAASAARLPDRLTPREAEVVALVALGLTDQEIAARLFISRKTVDRHLRNIFNKTRVPNRAALAAYATRHGLAG; this is encoded by the coding sequence GTGCCCTTGCCCTTCGTCGGGCGCCGAGGGGAGCTCGCCGGCTTGCGGGAGAGCCTGGCCGAGGCCGCCGCCGGTCACGGGCGACTGATCCTGGTGGGCGGGGAGGCCGGCATCGGCAAGTCGACCCTCTTGCGGCGGGTCGCCTCTGCTGCCGACGGCTTCGCGCTGGCCTGGGGCCACTGCCCCGGCCCCGACGAGACGCCGCCGTACGGCCCCTGGACCGAGATCGTCGAGCGGCTGGCCGGGACCGGGCGCGGCGAGGCCGAGCATCTCCCTCCCCCGTTTGGGGCGGCCCCCGGCCACTGGACGCTCTACGAGCGAGCGGCGAGTCTGGGCCAGTGGCTGGCCAGCCGGGGCCGGCCCCTCTTGCTGATCGTCGAGGACATCCACTGGGCCGACCGGGGCAGCCTCGACCTGCTGCGGCACCTGGCACCCAGGCTGCCCGCCTGGCCGGTGCTGGTGGCGGCGACGTATCGCACCGACGAGATCGGACGTCGCCATCCACTGTGGCAGCTCCTGCCCGAGCTGACCCGGTCGGGTGCGAGCCGGCTGTCGCTGGGGCTCCTCAGCCCCGAGGAGGTGACGGAGCTGGTGGCGGCGGCCCTGCCGGAGACCCCGGCGACCGAGGAGCTGGCGCGCTCGCTGTATGCCCGCACGGCGGGGCATCCCCTCTTCGTGGGCGAGCTGCTGGAGGAGGCGGCCCGCCGGGGCCGTGCCCTCCTGGTGGACGAGCCGTTGCCGCAGACCCTGCGCCAGGCCCTGGACGCCAAGCTGGGCCGGCTGCCTGACGAGGTCCGGGGGGTGCTGCTGGGCGCGGCCGTGATCGGGGAGCGCTTCGGCTACGACCTGCTGGCCCGGGTGACGGAGGTGGAGGAGGAGCGCCTGGCCGAGGCCGTGGAGGCGGCGGTGGACAGCCACGTCATCGAGCCCGTCAGCGCGGACGGCTCGGTCTTCGCCTTCACCCACCCGCTCCTGCGGGAGGCCCTGATGGGAGGGCTGGTGGGAGGGCGCCGCCGCCGGTGGCACCACCGAGTCGGCCAGGCTCTGCTGCAAGAGCCCGCGCCCGATCCCGACGCCGTGGCCTTTCACCTGACGCGGGCCGGGGACCCCCGGGCCTGGGCGTATCTCGTCGCGGCGGCGGACCGCGCGGTGGAGCTGGGCGAGCTGCAGAAGGCACGAGCGCACCTGGAGCAGGCGCTGGGTCTGCTGGGGCCCGGCTCGTCGGGGCGAGGCGAGGTGCTGCTCAAGCTGGGGAACTGCCTCCTGTGGGAAGCGCCGGAGAGGGCGGCGTCCCTCTGGCGGGAGGCGGAGGAGGCGGCTCGGTCGGAGCCCGACCCGGCGGTCGCGGTGTGGGCCCGCCATCTGCTCGTCGAGCGGGTCCTCGCCCGGGAGCCTGCCGACTGGCGGGAGCGGGTGGAGTCGGTCATGGCCGAGCAGGCCGCGATGCTGTCCGAGCCGCGCTACCGCGCCCTGGAGCGCGACCTCTTCGGGCGCTGCCTGGGCGCCCCCAGGGCCGGGCTGCTCCTGGTCGAGAGCCTCGCCCTGGGGGGCGACCCCGAAACGGCCGCCCGGCAACTGGAGCAGCTGGCGGGCTCGGCATCCGCCGACGACCCGGACCTGCGGGAGAGCGTGATGCTGTTGCTGCTGCTGCGGGGCAGGCTGGACGAGGCCTCGGCGCTGTGCGGCAAGGCCGCCCGGGAAGCGCTCGAGACCCGTGACTACCGAAACGCCGTGCGGCTCAAGGCCATCCAGTTGCGGCTGGTGCTCATCGGCGGCGCGGAGCGGCCGGACGAGGTGGACGCCGTGGCGGCCGAGCTGCAAGCCCTCGAGTCGCAGGCGCGGCATCGGTCCGGCTACGCCTACCTGCCCGAGGGCCGGTCGCTGGCGGGTGTCTACCACTATTTCCGGGGAAAGTGGCAGGCTGCCTGGCGAGACGTCGTCGAGGCGGCCCGCCAGGAGATGGGCACCTACGGGGCCCCGCTGGCCTATCACGGGGCGTTGATGCTGCTGCAAGCGGGTGACGTCGCCGGGGCCCGGGCCCTGATCGACAGGGTGCCGCCACCGCGGCCCGACGCACCGGTGCCCCTCGGCAACTACCTGCTGGTGCTGCCCCATGCCTTGCGGGCGGAGGTGCACCTGGCCATGGGCGAGGTCGGACCGGCCCGGCGCTGGCTGGAGGCGGCTGAGCGGTGGCCCGCCTTGGGGGCCTCCCCCTTCTTCCGGGCGGTGGTGCGCCTGGCGTGGGCCCGCTACTACTGGAAGACGGGGAGCGGGGAGGCCGCGTGGCACGCGGCCGTCGAGGCGCTCGTGGATGCCCGCTCAGTCGGCTCCAGCCTGATCGCCATCCACGCCCACCGGCTGCTGGGCGAGCTGGCGGCGGACCGGCAGGACCTGGAAGCGGCTTCCAAGCACTTCGGGGATGCCCTGGAGCTGGCCCATCGGTGCCGCTTGCCCTTCGAGGTCGCCCTGACGCGGCTCGCCCGCGGGCGGTCGCTCGGCTCGACGCCCGACTCCCGGGAGGAGCTGCGGGCGGCCGTCGAGCTCTTCAGGCAGATGGGGGCGGAGCCTGCCGAGGCCATGGCGCGGGCGGCCCTGGCCAAGTGGGAGGAGGCGGGGGCGCGCCACCCCGGGGCGGCCGCAGCATCGGCGGCGCGGCTGCCCGACCGTCTCACCCCCCGGGAGGCGGAGGTGGTGGCGCTGGTGGCCCTGGGCCTGACCGATCAGGAGATCGCGGCTCGCCTCTTCATCTCCCGCAAGACGGTGGACCGCCATCTGCGCAACATCTTCAACAAGACCCGGGTGCCCAACCGGGCGGCCCTGGCCGCCTATGCGACCCGCCACGGCCTCGCCGGATGA
- a CDS encoding Rrf2 family transcriptional regulator: METESTPRPLSPVQDGILRYLRLHGACYARPVSSQRLAQVFRASPAYIRQEASDLVRSHRLRVRRGKGGGYYLDGP; this comes from the coding sequence TTGGAGACCGAGTCCACCCCGCGCCCGCTGAGCCCGGTGCAGGACGGCATCCTTCGCTACCTGCGGCTCCATGGGGCCTGCTACGCCAGGCCCGTCTCCTCACAGCGGCTGGCGCAGGTCTTCCGGGCGAGCCCGGCCTACATCCGCCAGGAGGCCAGCGACCTGGTCCGCAGCCACCGCCTGCGGGTCCGGCGCGGCAAGGGCGGCGGCTACTACCTCGACGGGCCCTGA
- a CDS encoding DJ-1/PfpI family protein: MAAKRILMLVGDFVEDYEVMVPFQALQMVGHTVHAVCPGKRAGEKVRTAVHDFEGEQTYSEKPGHNFTLNATFDEVRPEDYDALVIPGGRAPEYIRLNPDVLRIARHFADADKPIAAVCHGLQVLATAGALKGRTCTGYPAVGPDVTAAGGEWVELPADRAYVHGKLVTAPAWPAHPEWLARFLEVLGTRIEP, from the coding sequence ATGGCGGCCAAGCGGATCCTGATGCTGGTGGGAGACTTCGTGGAGGATTACGAGGTGATGGTGCCCTTCCAGGCCCTGCAGATGGTCGGGCACACGGTGCATGCCGTCTGCCCGGGCAAGAGGGCGGGCGAGAAGGTGCGCACGGCCGTCCACGACTTCGAGGGCGAACAGACCTACAGCGAGAAGCCGGGCCACAACTTCACCCTCAACGCGACGTTCGACGAGGTGCGGCCGGAGGATTACGACGCGCTGGTCATCCCGGGCGGGCGCGCCCCCGAGTACATCCGCCTCAACCCCGATGTGCTGCGCATCGCCCGCCACTTCGCCGACGCCGACAAGCCCATCGCGGCCGTCTGTCACGGGCTGCAGGTGCTGGCCACCGCGGGCGCGCTCAAGGGCCGCACATGCACGGGCTACCCGGCCGTGGGGCCGGACGTGACGGCGGCAGGGGGCGAGTGGGTCGAGCTGCCCGCAGACCGGGCCTACGTCCACGGCAAGCTGGTGACGGCGCCGGCCTGGCCGGCCCACCCGGAGTGGCTGGCCAGGTTCCTGGAGGTGCTCGGCACCCGGATCGAACCGTAG
- a CDS encoding 2-keto-3-deoxygluconate permease yields MGRVPIVDTLQRVPGGMMLIPLLLGSVVRTFWPGFLGLGSFTSALFRDGALPLIALLILATGAQINVRQSGRVLAKTGVVLMAKTVVPALLVIAYGYAFGREGILGVSLLAAMVAFVNSNGGLWLALATQYGDEEDRGAYIASALNDGPFFTLVFLGLSGLGAIPLVYIVAAVLPFVIGFVLGNLDAKFADMMKPASAITVPFFAFALGAGIDLRSLAVGGVTGIWLGLLVALITGALTYGAYRWLLGERSAVGFAAGTTAGNSVATPAIVAQADASFAPFVAVATAQVAAAVLVTAIVTPLITHYLHRRLQRGAAGRPAGARA; encoded by the coding sequence ATGGGACGGGTCCCCATCGTCGACACCCTGCAGCGGGTGCCCGGCGGCATGATGCTGATCCCGTTGCTGTTGGGCTCGGTGGTCCGCACCTTCTGGCCGGGCTTCCTGGGCCTGGGTTCCTTCACGTCGGCGCTGTTTCGCGACGGCGCTTTGCCTCTCATCGCGCTGCTGATCCTGGCGACAGGCGCGCAGATCAACGTGCGCCAGAGCGGTCGGGTGCTGGCCAAGACGGGCGTGGTGCTGATGGCCAAGACCGTGGTGCCGGCGCTGCTCGTCATCGCCTACGGGTACGCCTTTGGCCGCGAGGGGATCCTGGGCGTCTCGCTCTTGGCCGCCATGGTGGCCTTCGTCAACTCCAACGGCGGGCTGTGGCTGGCGCTGGCGACGCAGTACGGCGACGAGGAGGACCGGGGCGCCTACATCGCCAGCGCTCTCAACGACGGCCCCTTCTTCACCCTGGTCTTCCTGGGGCTGAGCGGGCTGGGCGCCATCCCGCTGGTCTACATCGTCGCCGCCGTCCTGCCGTTCGTCATCGGCTTCGTGCTCGGCAACCTCGACGCCAAGTTCGCCGACATGATGAAGCCGGCCTCAGCCATCACCGTGCCGTTCTTCGCCTTCGCGCTGGGCGCCGGCATCGACCTGCGCTCCCTGGCGGTCGGCGGCGTGACGGGGATCTGGCTGGGGCTGCTCGTCGCGCTGATAACCGGCGCGCTGACGTACGGAGCCTACCGGTGGCTGCTGGGCGAACGCAGCGCCGTCGGCTTCGCCGCCGGCACCACGGCCGGCAACTCGGTGGCCACGCCGGCCATCGTGGCCCAGGCCGATGCGTCGTTCGCCCCCTTCGTGGCGGTGGCGACGGCGCAGGTGGCGGCCGCCGTGCTGGTGACGGCCATCGTCACCCCGCTCATCACCCACTACCTCCACCGGAGGCTCCAGCGAGGCGCGGCGGGTCGGCCGGCCGGAGCCCGAGCGTGA
- a CDS encoding four-carbon acid sugar kinase family protein: MAERRDRYAVIADDLTGAGDTGVQFARAGLRTRALMGDWSAPSVEGADVVVINTESRALAPEAAYEAVARAAARLRAVEARPVYKKIDSTMRGPVGAEVDAVLDVFELAMAVVCPAFPDNGRVVVGGHLLVGGQPVARTAIGRDPVAPVRESFLPALLGSQSRRPVHHVDLRMVEQGARRLGEHLATLRREGGCVVAVDALNDADLETIVEAVEPMRESVLLVGSAGLARPLARQLTVARAGAGQTRDRGGPVVLVMVGSVNPVSREQMARLAGARQTEVVSLDVAAAVQDEAAWQRTVDRARERLRQAASAGRTVVLTTPGEPADVEAARGPGRPGGWSPDRWRAGWPRRWAPWRWLRWTRRPWPGWW; encoded by the coding sequence GTGGCCGAGAGGCGTGATAGGTATGCCGTCATCGCCGACGACCTGACGGGGGCGGGCGACACGGGCGTGCAGTTCGCCCGGGCGGGGTTGCGCACCCGTGCCCTGATGGGCGACTGGAGCGCCCCGTCGGTCGAGGGGGCCGACGTCGTCGTCATCAACACCGAGAGCCGGGCCCTGGCACCCGAGGCGGCCTACGAGGCGGTGGCCCGGGCCGCGGCCCGGCTGCGGGCCGTGGAGGCCCGCCCTGTCTACAAGAAGATCGACTCCACGATGCGGGGGCCCGTCGGCGCCGAGGTGGACGCCGTGCTGGACGTCTTCGAGCTGGCGATGGCCGTGGTCTGTCCTGCCTTCCCGGACAACGGGAGGGTCGTCGTGGGCGGCCATCTGCTGGTGGGAGGCCAGCCCGTGGCGCGGACGGCCATCGGGCGGGACCCGGTGGCGCCCGTACGGGAGAGCTTCCTGCCGGCGCTCCTGGGGTCGCAGAGCCGCCGTCCTGTCCATCATGTGGATCTCCGCATGGTCGAGCAGGGGGCCCGGCGGCTGGGCGAGCACCTGGCGACGCTGCGCCGGGAGGGCGGCTGCGTGGTGGCCGTCGATGCCCTCAACGACGCCGACCTGGAGACCATCGTCGAGGCGGTCGAGCCCATGCGGGAGAGCGTGCTCCTGGTCGGCTCGGCAGGACTAGCGCGTCCGCTGGCCCGGCAGCTGACCGTGGCACGAGCGGGAGCGGGCCAGACGAGGGATCGGGGCGGGCCGGTCGTGCTGGTGATGGTGGGGTCGGTCAACCCGGTCTCCCGAGAGCAGATGGCACGCCTCGCCGGGGCGAGGCAGACCGAGGTCGTCTCGCTGGACGTCGCCGCTGCCGTGCAAGACGAGGCGGCCTGGCAGCGGACCGTCGACCGCGCCCGGGAGCGCCTGCGGCAGGCGGCGTCGGCGGGTCGGACCGTCGTGCTCACCACGCCGGGCGAGCCGGCGGATGTCGAGGCAGCGCGGGGGCCGGGGCGGCCCGGGGGATGGAGCCCCGACAGGTGGCGCGCCGGGTGGCCGAGGCGCTGGGCGCCGTGGCGGTGGCTGCGCTGGACGAGGCGCCCCTGGCCGGGGTGGTGGTGA
- a CDS encoding nucleotide-binding domain containing protein: MAVAALDEAPLAGVVVTGGDTAQALLDLLEADGIDLVSEVLPGIPFGTVHGGRRPGLRVVTKAGGFGGPDALVQAATYLAGLP, from the coding sequence GTGGCGGTGGCTGCGCTGGACGAGGCGCCCCTGGCCGGGGTGGTGGTGACTGGCGGCGACACGGCGCAGGCGCTCCTGGACCTGCTGGAGGCTGACGGGATCGACCTCGTATCGGAGGTGCTGCCGGGCATCCCCTTCGGGACGGTCCACGGAGGCAGGCGCCCGGGGCTGCGGGTCGTGACCAAGGCGGGGGGATTCGGGGGGCCCGATGCGCTGGTGCAGGCCGCGACCTACCTGGCCGGGCTGCCCTGA
- the pdxA gene encoding 4-hydroxythreonine-4-phosphate dehydrogenase PdxA: MKADERPLLAITMGDAAGIGPEIIVKALARPDVRAACRPLVIGDVGVMERHLRFWPAGASAVQPSVRPIASPEEVGDPSPGTIPVLQPGPPLGPVEPGRLSEEAGRGAVTYVQAAASLARERRVAGIVTAPLNKEAMHRAGYRYPGHTELLAEAFGVTRYSLVLSARGLFVFHVTTHVSLRQALDLLTAERVLGQIRLAHLLAEALGQGDQPIAVAAVNPHAGEGGLFGTEERDILVPAVEAARREGIPAVGPLPADVLFPKAARGGYRFVVAMYHDQGHGVFKSLFFDEGVNVTVGLPVIRTSVDHGTAFDIAGQGVAQEESLVAAIDLAARLGPKWEPIWRQARAMG, translated from the coding sequence ATGAAGGCAGACGAGCGGCCCCTGCTGGCCATCACCATGGGCGACGCCGCCGGCATTGGCCCCGAGATCATCGTCAAGGCCCTGGCGCGGCCGGACGTGCGGGCGGCGTGTCGTCCCCTGGTGATCGGGGACGTGGGGGTGATGGAGCGCCACCTGCGCTTCTGGCCGGCGGGTGCGAGCGCCGTGCAGCCGTCGGTGCGACCGATCGCCTCGCCGGAGGAGGTGGGGGACCCTTCACCCGGCACGATCCCGGTGCTGCAGCCAGGCCCGCCTCTCGGCCCGGTGGAGCCGGGCCGGCTGTCGGAGGAGGCCGGGCGCGGCGCCGTCACGTACGTCCAGGCGGCGGCGTCGCTGGCCCGGGAGCGGCGGGTGGCCGGCATCGTCACCGCCCCGCTCAACAAGGAGGCCATGCATCGGGCCGGCTACCGCTACCCTGGCCACACCGAGCTGCTGGCCGAGGCCTTCGGCGTGACCCGCTACTCGCTGGTGCTGTCGGCTCGGGGGCTCTTCGTCTTCCACGTCACGACCCACGTCTCGTTGCGTCAGGCCCTCGACCTCCTCACGGCTGAACGGGTGCTGGGGCAGATCCGCCTCGCGCACTTGCTGGCGGAGGCCCTGGGGCAGGGCGACCAGCCCATCGCCGTCGCCGCCGTCAACCCCCACGCGGGAGAGGGGGGCCTCTTCGGCACCGAGGAGCGGGACATCCTCGTCCCCGCGGTGGAGGCCGCCCGCCGCGAGGGGATCCCGGCCGTGGGCCCCCTGCCGGCGGACGTGCTGTTCCCCAAGGCGGCTCGGGGGGGCTACCGGTTCGTGGTGGCGATGTATCACGACCAGGGCCACGGGGTCTTCAAGAGCCTCTTCTTCGACGAGGGCGTCAACGTGACGGTGGGGCTGCCCGTCATCCGCACCTCCGTCGACCACGGGACGGCCTTCGACATCGCCGGGCAGGGCGTCGCCCAGGAGGAGAGCCTGGTGGCGGCCATCGACCTGGCGGCCCGGCTCGGACCCAAGTGGGAGCCCATCTGGCGGCAGGCCCGGGCAATGGGGTAG
- a CDS encoding bifunctional 4-hydroxy-2-oxoglutarate aldolase/2-dehydro-3-deoxy-phosphogluconate aldolase, producing the protein MSEQRAVLEKLSQIGIVPVVRVKEPATALRLVEALVAGGLHAIEITFTVRGAPDVIAAVAERFPQVLVGAGTVLDERGVEQAVGAGARFVVSPGTVDAVVRAARAAGVAAIPGVLTPTEALRALDLGADALKLFPASTVGPGYLKALRAVLPDVIWCPTGGIDLESLDPWLRAGAAFVGVGSPLLGDVEKTGDYQGVTERARAYLDRLREVRAA; encoded by the coding sequence ATGTCGGAGCAACGAGCGGTTCTGGAGAAGCTTTCGCAAATCGGCATCGTCCCCGTGGTGCGTGTCAAGGAGCCGGCTACGGCGCTGCGGCTGGTGGAGGCACTGGTGGCCGGTGGGCTGCATGCCATCGAGATCACGTTCACCGTGCGGGGCGCCCCTGACGTCATCGCAGCGGTCGCCGAGCGTTTCCCCCAGGTCCTGGTGGGAGCCGGCACCGTACTGGACGAGCGCGGGGTCGAGCAGGCGGTGGGGGCTGGGGCGCGCTTCGTCGTCAGCCCCGGCACCGTGGATGCTGTGGTGCGGGCTGCAAGGGCGGCGGGCGTGGCGGCGATCCCGGGCGTGCTGACGCCAACGGAGGCTTTGCGCGCCCTGGACTTGGGAGCCGACGCCCTCAAGCTCTTTCCGGCCTCCACGGTGGGCCCCGGCTACCTCAAGGCGCTGCGAGCCGTCCTGCCGGACGTGATCTGGTGCCCGACGGGCGGCATCGACCTCGAGAGCCTGGACCCGTGGTTGCGGGCCGGGGCGGCCTTCGTGGGGGTCGGCAGCCCGCTCCTGGGCGACGTGGAGAAGACGGGAGACTACCAGGGTGTCACCGAGCGAGCCCGGGCCTACCTCGACCGGCTGCGCGAGGTGCGGGCGGCGTAG
- the mntA gene encoding type VII toxin-antitoxin system MntA family adenylyltransferase antitoxin produces MQAHRQPGREAIQHLPTVLRPGSEPLRQLAYGYGLRLVILFGSRARGEAGVTSDFDLAVSMTDPYRRAYGELTEGEAHTFQRLHSELQRMLATSRVDLVLLERAAPLVVHRVVRDGIPLFEATPGAFVRLCVRAVQMIEDARPMLQAQRRYLARVFGPGEPW; encoded by the coding sequence ATGCAAGCACATCGACAGCCCGGACGAGAAGCCATCCAGCACCTGCCGACCGTCCTGCGGCCCGGCAGCGAGCCGCTGCGGCAGCTGGCGTATGGCTACGGCCTGAGGCTGGTGATTCTCTTCGGCTCCCGGGCCAGGGGTGAGGCGGGCGTCACCAGCGATTTCGACCTGGCCGTATCGATGACCGACCCCTACCGCCGGGCGTATGGCGAGCTCACCGAGGGGGAAGCTCACACCTTTCAGCGGCTCCACAGCGAGCTGCAGCGTATGCTGGCGACGAGTCGCGTCGACCTGGTCTTGCTGGAACGAGCCGCCCCCTTGGTGGTGCATCGGGTTGTCCGAGACGGGATCCCTCTTTTCGAAGCCACGCCGGGGGCGTTCGTGCGGTTGTGCGTGCGGGCCGTACAGATGATCGAGGACGCCCGGCCCATGCTCCAGGCCCAGCGGCGCTACTTGGCGCGCGTCTTCGGGCCAGGCGAGCCGTGGTGA
- the hepT gene encoding type VII toxin-antitoxin system HepT family RNase toxin yields the protein MGAVVDAAVVERKLRKLAEYLQELEEIKPPSFDAYVGSRLVRRSVERLLQLLVEVASDINAHIIVGLGHPAPDDYFQGFIRMGELEVLAPELAARLAPAAGARNILVHEYEAIDDRIVYASIPRALEDFRAYGRQVLEFLNRTSPGSQATPTP from the coding sequence GTGGGAGCGGTGGTCGACGCGGCGGTCGTGGAGCGCAAGCTTCGAAAGCTCGCCGAGTACCTGCAGGAGCTCGAAGAGATCAAGCCGCCATCGTTCGACGCCTACGTCGGGTCACGGCTCGTCAGGCGGTCGGTCGAACGCCTGTTGCAGCTCCTGGTCGAGGTGGCCAGCGACATCAACGCGCACATCATCGTGGGGCTGGGACACCCGGCGCCGGATGACTACTTCCAGGGCTTCATCCGGATGGGCGAGCTGGAGGTGCTGGCTCCGGAGCTGGCAGCCCGCCTCGCGCCTGCCGCCGGCGCGCGCAACATCCTCGTACATGAGTACGAAGCCATCGACGACCGTATCGTCTACGCGAGCATTCCCCGGGCGCTGGAGGACTTTCGAGCGTACGGACGCCAGGTGCTCGAGTTCCTCAACCGCACGAGTCCTGGCTCGCAGGCCACTCCGACCCCGTAA
- a CDS encoding DUF167 domain-containing protein encodes MSDQRHPAPAFARPTKGGVLLSVRLQPGAARSEVAGVQGDALRLRIAAPPVDGRANDAARDFLAERLGVPRSAIVLTRGATARHKLFFVQGLTVEAVRDRLCRP; translated from the coding sequence GTGTCCGACCAGCGTCATCCGGCACCCGCCTTCGCACGGCCCACGAAGGGCGGGGTGCTGCTTTCGGTGCGGCTGCAACCGGGGGCGGCACGCTCCGAGGTGGCGGGCGTCCAGGGCGACGCTCTGCGGCTCAGGATCGCCGCTCCGCCGGTCGACGGCCGTGCCAACGACGCGGCACGGGATTTCCTGGCCGAGCGGCTGGGCGTCCCCCGGTCGGCCATCGTCCTCACCCGGGGCGCCACCGCTCGCCACAAGCTCTTCTTCGTCCAGGGCCTGACCGTCGAGGCGGTGCGCGACCGGCTCTGCCGGCCGTGA